From the genome of Papaver somniferum cultivar HN1 unplaced genomic scaffold, ASM357369v1 unplaced-scaffold_10, whole genome shotgun sequence:
CACTTGATTTCCCGCCAAAGTTTATATCTCAAACAAAGAggatgagtgccccttaaccaactgtCGGGTGTCTTTAACACTTGGGGTGTCCTGGTTGTAAATAACAagtgggttccccttagtaattgagtaccccttatccaaataaggggtgcctttagtgattttctcccacgagcgcaaataccacttttcgagccaattttcccgcaaaagcttatttctccaaaaacacctacaaacacacaaaaagccataataaatacaaaatcgagcactaacaatatatacaattgagattatatcagacacaaaaatgtgtctatcagtagactagaaatcaagatatagttttggtcaactaaatttgacaaaaatcttgatatagaaacacttgtgagttcgaccgagcaatgctctaacaaacgtGGTTGCACACCACTGCTCACATGCTTCACAGGAATTTCCGGTCCAGATTGGCATTTTGGATACCAACTTTCTGAAAATAAGAAAGTTATACGCCTCTTTTGCACTACCTTACCATCCTTACCAAGACTCCAAACTCTAATATCTGGGATGAAAACGAGAGGTATCTTTTACGACGCCAATATTTTCGTTCGTGAACCTGTAAAGAAAATTCTTTGTACAATCAACAAAAAAGATCCGAGAAAGGATTTTGTGTCCTTTGTACTTTGTTTTATTGCTTTAAATATCAGTGCAAGCAAGGAATCATCAAGCATCAAATATAATTGCTGCCGTCTGTTTTCTACTTACTTCTCAAAGATAGAGACTAGTAGAGTAGTAGCATTGGTTTAAGATTTTCAAGATGAACACAGATCAAACCAAGAAAACATGGTCAAACAGTGTAACTAGAGAACTCGAGTCGGCAGAACCTGGAATGGAGGAAGAGCATTGGAAGAAGGAGTCCATATTCGAGTTGCCCACTTTCGTTAAAGATAGGAATGTGAAAGCCTATGAGCCTCATGTGGTGTCCATCGGTCCTTACCACTACTCTAAATCTCATTTGAAGCCAATGGAAGTCCACAAAAGAAGATTAGTTCGTCATTTTGTTAAAAGAGGGAGCCAGCCCATTCAGTCTTATAAGCTGGGACTATTAAAAGATGTGCATCTCCTCAGGGAGTCATATGCTCGGCAGCTGGATGAAGAATGGGCAGTCGACGATAATAGATTCGTCGAGCTAATGATCCAAGATGGATGCTTCATTCTTGAATTTTTGGCTGCTAGTGCAAACTACCACAAAATAAATAGTTATTCTCTTAGGGATCCCATGTTTAGCTACCACGGTACGATAGTTAACTATAATCCTGTGATGCATGACTTGCTGCTGGTGGAGAACCAACTGCCTTATCTGGTGCTATTCAGGTTGTGGTCTATTAGTACTGGCTCAAGTGAGAATGAGGTGAGCGACTGACTTAGTCTTAGCCATTATTTCCTTCATTTttaatactacctccgtttcgagaaaaatgatactttcactttttcattcttGCCTCAAAATAGGCCGAaataaaaaagtgaaagtattaGTTTTCCTGACACGAAGGGAGTATGTTTTACCTCAAATGTTTATCGCTGCATAATTATAGTGTTAAACTTGGCATGTATACGTGCACCAGGTAAATCGGGTTTTACCCTGGATGATGTTTGCCCCTAACGAAGATCCAGGGCTGCACATGCTCGACATGTATATGAAAGGACTGCTTACAGGAGGCAAACAATTTGAGGAGGAAATACTCGTAACTCGATCTGCATCAGAGCTTCATGACCAGTCTGGTATCCAATTTAAAAAGGTCGGGAGTTACCAGGACATCAAATTCGACAAGAACGTTGCAATACTACAGCTTCCCTCCATAATCATTAGTGACTACAATGCGTCTACACTTCTGAATTTGTTAGCATATGAGCTTCGGGTGGGAACGGGAAGAGATATGAACTCGTACATTTACCTCATTGACAGCCTTGTAAAATCAGCTAAGGATGTCAAGTTGCTCCAATCCCAAGGCATCATAATTAGTGCTTTGGGCAGCGACGAGGCTGTGGTGAAGGTTGTGAAGGAGCTTGCGAGGGACACAGTGGTGGATTCTAGTTGTAAGTCTTACTTGGTGGTAGGAGAGATGAATAAGTATTATGAAGAGAGTATGAAGAAGTGGAGGAGAAGGTTTCGTGATTGGCGATCTAAACTCTATTCGATTTACTTTAGCAATCCATGGACTGTTATCTCGGTAGCCGGAGCTGCTTTTCTTTTGGCACTGACTGTGATCCAAACCGCTTACACCGTCATCTCATATTATGCAGAGCACCCCTTGCGCAAGAAACATTAAACTTCAGATTCACCATCTAACTCCGTCTGGTCTTTACTCTTTAGGA
Proteins encoded in this window:
- the LOC113326454 gene encoding UPF0481 protein At3g47200-like, coding for MNTDQTKKTWSNSVTRELESAEPGMEEEHWKKESIFELPTFVKDRNVKAYEPHVVSIGPYHYSKSHLKPMEVHKRRLVRHFVKRGSQPIQSYKLGLLKDVHLLRESYARQLDEEWAVDDNRFVELMIQDGCFILEFLAASANYHKINSYSLRDPMFSYHGTIVNYNPVMHDLLLVENQLPYLVLFRLWSISTGSSENEVNRVLPWMMFAPNEDPGLHMLDMYMKGLLTGGKQFEEEILVTRSASELHDQSGIQFKKVGSYQDIKFDKNVAILQLPSIIISDYNASTLLNLLAYELRVGTGRDMNSYIYLIDSLVKSAKDVKLLQSQGIIISALGSDEAVVKVVKELARDTVVDSSCKSYLVVGEMNKYYEESMKKWRRRFRDWRSKLYSIYFSNPWTVISVAGAAFLLALTVIQTAYTVISYYAEHPLRKKH